GGCAGTGCTTCAGCTGCTCGTCCATGTTCTCCTTGATCTTGTGGATCGGCACGTGGCCGGGCCCCTCGATCATCACCTGGATGTCCTGCTCCCACGCGATCTTCGTCAGCTCCCCGAGCGTGCGGAGCTCCCCGAACTGGGCAGCGTCGTTCGCGTCCGCGATGCACCCCGGGCGCAGGCCGTCGCCGAGGGAGAAGCTCACGTCGTAGCGCTTCATCACCTCGCAGATACGGTCGAAGTGCGTGTAGAGGAAGTTCTCCCTGTGGTGCGCGAGGCACCACTTCGCCATGATGCTGCCCCCGCGGCTCACGATGCCCGTGACCCGCTTCGCGGTGAGCGGCACGTAGCGGAGCAGCACCCCCGCGTGGATCGTGAAGTAGTCCACGCCCTGCTCGGCCTGCTCGTGGAGGGTGTCGAGGAAGGCCTCGATGTCGAGCTTCTCGGGGCGACCCTTCACCTTCTCGAGCGCCTGGTAGATGGGGACCGTGCCGATGGGCACCGGGGAGTTGCGGAGGATCGCCTCGCGCGTGGCGTGGATCTCCTTGCCGGTGGAGAGGTCCATCACCGTGTCCGCGCCCCACTTCACCGACCAGCGCAGCTTCTCGACCTCCTCGTCGATGTCGGCGCGGATGGCGGAGTTACCGATGTTCGCGTTCACCTTCACCAGGAAGTTGCGGCCGATGATCATCGGCTCGCTCTCGGGATGGTTCACGTTGGCCG
The genomic region above belongs to Pseudomonadota bacterium and contains:
- a CDS encoding phosphomethylpyrimidine synthase, coding for MANDTVTAQAGSKRVLKGDLGVPFREVTLTNGERLDLYETAGPQGHEVRAGLPKLRAPWIARRKGEANQSQMHFARRGIVTEEMQFVALRENLPAEFVRSEIAAGRAILPANVNHPESEPMIIGRNFLVKVNANIGNSAIRADIDEEVEKLRWSVKWGADTVMDLSTGKEIHATREAILRNSPVPIGTVPIYQALEKVKGRPEKLDIEAFLDTLHEQAEQGVDYFTIHAGVLLRYVPLTAKRVTGIVSRGGSIMAKWCLAHHRENFLYTHFDRICEVMKRYDVSFSLGDGLRPGCIADANDAAQFGELRTLGELTKIAWEQDIQVMIEGPGHVPIHKIKENMDEQLKHC